One genomic region from Jilunia laotingensis encodes:
- a CDS encoding glycoside hydrolase family 97 protein: protein MKTPTLFFTLISLFFLAGNNTLAAKAIDVKSPNGEIQVSIDIKDKIYYSVSYDDDLIVKDCYLNLQLANETLGNNPKLRNTKKGVINESIKREIPFKNAVVKNHCNTLRLNFAGNYAVEFRVFDNGMAYRFITDKKDENIVMGEDFVLNFPADYTAHLSQPDGFKTSYEYPYTHVKTKEYKKTDRMSYLPVLLETDKAYKILISEADLYDYPCMFLKSTGTNGMQSLFPKVPLEFGDDGDRSLKILKEADYIAKTDGKRSFPWRMMVISKEDKELVENEMVYSLSSPCVLEDYSWIKPGQVSWEWWHDARLYGVDFRSGYNMDSYKYYIDFASKFGIPYIIMDEGWAKSTRDPYTPNPTIDLAELIQYGKERNVKIVLWLTWLTVENNFDLFKTFADWGIAGVKIDFMDRSDQWMVNYYERVAKEAAKHKLFVDFHGAFKPAGLERKYPNILSYEGVLGMEQGGNCKPSNTIYLPFMRNAVGPMDFTPGSMISAQPEDNRSTRANAMGSGTRAYQMALFVVFESGLQMLADNPVYYYRELPCTEFISSVPVTWDETKVLYAEVGEGVVIARRKGEKWFIGGITNNEGRTVNIDLSFLPEGQSFTLTAFEDGINADRQAMDYKKRESRVDSKSQITIQMVRNGGWAGVIQ, encoded by the coding sequence ATGAAAACACCTACACTATTTTTCACACTGATTTCCCTGTTCTTTCTGGCAGGTAACAACACGCTTGCAGCGAAAGCCATCGATGTAAAATCTCCCAATGGAGAAATACAAGTATCCATCGACATTAAAGACAAAATCTATTACTCAGTGTCTTATGATGACGATTTGATAGTAAAGGACTGCTATCTGAACCTGCAACTTGCCAATGAAACATTAGGCAACAATCCCAAACTCCGCAACACCAAAAAAGGAGTGATCAACGAAAGCATCAAGCGTGAAATCCCGTTCAAGAACGCGGTTGTAAAGAATCATTGCAACACGCTCAGACTCAATTTTGCCGGTAATTATGCAGTGGAGTTCCGTGTCTTCGACAACGGAATGGCTTACCGCTTCATTACAGATAAGAAAGATGAAAACATCGTGATGGGAGAAGACTTCGTTCTTAATTTTCCTGCCGACTACACCGCCCATCTGTCTCAACCCGATGGCTTCAAAACCTCCTACGAATACCCGTATACCCATGTCAAAACAAAAGAGTATAAAAAGACAGACCGAATGAGTTATCTGCCTGTCTTATTGGAAACCGACAAGGCATATAAGATCCTCATCTCGGAAGCCGACCTCTACGATTATCCTTGCATGTTCCTGAAAAGTACCGGCACGAACGGTATGCAATCTCTGTTTCCGAAGGTTCCCTTGGAATTCGGTGATGACGGAGACCGTAGCCTAAAGATTCTAAAAGAAGCTGATTACATCGCCAAGACGGACGGGAAGCGCAGTTTCCCGTGGAGAATGATGGTCATCTCGAAGGAGGACAAAGAGTTGGTGGAAAATGAAATGGTGTACAGCCTCTCTTCACCATGTGTGCTTGAAGATTACAGTTGGATCAAACCGGGACAAGTGAGCTGGGAATGGTGGCACGATGCACGTCTGTACGGCGTGGATTTCCGTTCCGGATATAATATGGATTCATACAAATACTACATTGACTTTGCTTCGAAATTCGGTATCCCTTACATCATCATGGATGAAGGATGGGCAAAGAGTACGCGCGACCCATATACCCCGAATCCCACCATCGACTTGGCGGAACTGATTCAGTACGGAAAAGAGCGTAATGTAAAAATCGTGTTATGGCTGACGTGGCTAACGGTTGAGAATAACTTTGACCTCTTCAAGACATTCGCTGATTGGGGAATAGCAGGTGTAAAAATAGACTTCATGGATCGTAGCGATCAATGGATGGTCAATTATTACGAACGGGTAGCCAAAGAAGCGGCAAAACATAAATTGTTTGTAGACTTCCACGGTGCATTCAAGCCTGCCGGACTGGAACGTAAATATCCGAACATACTCTCTTACGAAGGTGTTCTGGGCATGGAACAGGGGGGCAATTGCAAACCGTCCAATACCATCTATCTACCTTTCATGCGCAACGCAGTCGGCCCGATGGACTTTACTCCGGGATCTATGATTTCCGCCCAACCGGAAGATAACCGTTCGACACGTGCCAATGCCATGGGATCGGGTACACGGGCTTACCAGATGGCTCTGTTCGTGGTTTTCGAAAGCGGGTTGCAAATGCTGGCTGACAATCCGGTATATTACTATCGCGAACTTCCCTGTACTGAATTTATTTCCAGTGTTCCCGTCACCTGGGATGAAACGAAAGTTCTCTATGCAGAAGTAGGTGAAGGAGTGGTTATTGCCCGTAGAAAAGGCGAGAAATGGTTTATCGGGGGCATAACTAACAACGAGGGGCGTACGGTAAACATCGACCTCAGTTTCTTGCCCGAAGGGCAGTCTTTCACATTAACCGCTTTTGAAGACGGCATCAATGCGGACCGCCAAGCGATGG
- a CDS encoding tetratricopeptide repeat protein has translation MRNTLLLLSLIMFFSCSHPENSLLPVLSRADLLLQIGYADSALILLDSFPVDDLTTVSLQARHALLLTQAMDKNYITLTGDSLIRIAVKYYDSTNDLSSRAKAHYYWGRVHQDMGDVEGTVREFLTAMPLAKKAKEHTLMCLLQGNLGYLCWEHGLLDEADSLYKEEIQLTELHRDSLHWAMALAMRGDICMERGEEYYAEAESCLKQALMIVKASFGMHLHEESEIVRSLGYLYERMSDFSKTTYFINYYMTLQPYPESMYECYLLLGSTYYKQEKRDSAKVYLDKCLSSSSYSIKEGAYMRLADIARAEGKETDAVYYEKCSLVYEDSVRQLEKPVEIVTLSKDILYRQAARKYASSSLLYQYCIGGLVILLLLAIVLFTYKRKYKKHEEVRLLKEHKSTLLLLEKFQQEIDTKEKEMLSLKRECDEYDNGRLRQTQLISAYEELLMQKNEICIQLENQRVKDTLIINQLQKKNFISLIENTPIYHRLLELIKVNKENPDLKEKLNEKEWEELETEIGKLFPEFIRNLSAKYTLLLMDDIHFCCLVRFGFKKAEIQYILSRTLDAVYKYEKALKGRMQISKDVKLDELLKRME, from the coding sequence ATGAGAAATACTCTCCTTTTGTTATCATTGATAATGTTTTTTTCCTGTTCTCATCCCGAAAATAGTTTATTGCCGGTATTGTCACGAGCCGATTTGTTATTGCAGATAGGATATGCCGACAGCGCCCTGATTCTTTTAGACTCCTTTCCTGTTGATGATTTGACTACTGTTTCCCTTCAGGCACGCCATGCTTTGTTACTGACTCAGGCAATGGATAAGAATTATATCACTCTTACCGGTGACTCATTGATACGGATAGCAGTTAAGTATTATGATTCCACCAATGATTTGTCTTCCCGGGCAAAAGCCCATTATTATTGGGGTCGCGTCCATCAAGATATGGGCGATGTCGAAGGAACCGTACGCGAGTTCCTGACAGCCATGCCATTGGCAAAAAAAGCAAAAGAACATACTTTAATGTGTTTATTGCAGGGGAATTTGGGCTATCTTTGTTGGGAACACGGATTATTGGATGAAGCTGATTCTTTATATAAAGAAGAAATTCAATTGACTGAATTGCATAGAGATTCATTGCATTGGGCTATGGCTTTAGCTATGCGTGGAGATATCTGCATGGAAAGAGGTGAAGAATATTATGCCGAAGCAGAAAGCTGTTTGAAACAAGCTCTCATGATTGTAAAAGCTTCTTTTGGGATGCATTTGCATGAAGAAAGCGAAATAGTGCGATCATTAGGATACCTTTATGAACGCATGTCCGATTTCTCAAAAACTACTTACTTTATTAACTATTATATGACTCTTCAACCTTATCCGGAATCTATGTATGAATGTTATTTGTTATTAGGAAGTACATATTATAAACAAGAGAAGCGTGACTCTGCAAAAGTATATCTAGATAAATGTTTATCATCTTCCAGTTATAGTATAAAAGAAGGAGCCTATATGCGTTTAGCCGACATAGCCCGTGCAGAAGGAAAGGAAACGGATGCTGTCTATTATGAAAAATGCAGCTTGGTTTATGAAGATTCGGTGAGGCAACTTGAAAAACCGGTTGAAATAGTAACTCTGTCCAAGGATATTCTATACCGTCAAGCAGCTCGAAAGTATGCTTCGTCTTCTCTTTTATATCAATATTGTATAGGAGGATTAGTAATCTTGTTGCTTTTAGCAATTGTTTTATTTACATATAAACGCAAATATAAGAAGCACGAAGAGGTACGTTTGCTAAAAGAGCATAAGTCAACTCTTCTTCTGCTTGAGAAATTTCAACAAGAGATCGATACTAAAGAAAAAGAAATGCTTTCATTGAAACGGGAGTGTGATGAATACGATAATGGCAGGCTTAGACAAACTCAACTTATCAGTGCTTATGAAGAATTATTGATGCAAAAAAATGAGATTTGTATACAGTTGGAAAATCAACGTGTCAAGGACACGCTCATTATAAATCAACTGCAAAAGAAGAATTTCATCAGTTTGATAGAGAACACTCCCATCTATCATAGATTACTCGAACTGATAAAAGTAAATAAAGAGAATCCCGATCTGAAGGAGAAATTAAATGAGAAAGAATGGGAAGAACTGGAAACAGAGATTGGAAAGCTGTTTCCCGAATTTATACGGAATTTGAGTGCTAAATATACACTGTTATTAATGGATGATATTCATTTCTGTTGTTTGGTGAGGTTTGGTTTCAAAAAAGCGGAGATTCAATACATTCTTTCTCGCACCCTTGATGCGGTTTATAAATACGAAAAGGCTCTAAAAGGGCGGATGCAGATTAGTAAAGATGTGAAGTTAGATGAGCTTCTAAAAAGGATGGAATAG
- a CDS encoding DUF3244 domain-containing protein: MKQLLLIIIVLVSLLSGQSVYAQSEWNGSFVVNKKEIPLKNIHPGTSTGGKGKVQHSPAQFPITAFIYGETLTVDFLSFLEEAITITITNADKGEIIYSESYTSLGCIVIQLGLVEDGTCYQLEIKFGSWVLDGEFMM; the protein is encoded by the coding sequence ATGAAACAGTTATTGTTAATTATTATTGTTCTTGTAAGTTTATTATCAGGTCAATCGGTTTATGCACAAAGTGAATGGAACGGTTCTTTTGTGGTGAATAAAAAAGAAATTCCGTTGAAGAATATTCATCCGGGAACTAGTACTGGTGGTAAGGGGAAAGTTCAACATAGTCCTGCACAATTCCCCATCACGGCTTTTATTTATGGTGAAACACTCACCGTAGATTTCCTTTCTTTTTTGGAAGAAGCAATTACTATTACGATTACTAATGCTGACAAAGGTGAGATTATCTATTCGGAAAGCTATACTTCGTTAGGTTGTATAGTGATCCAACTAGGTTTGGTAGAAGATGGTACGTGCTATCAACTAGAGATCAAATTTGGCTCTTGGGTGCTGGACGGAGAGTTCATGATGTAA
- a CDS encoding class I lanthipeptide, producing MEKKKLSLKKETITQLDDMSQIRGGGTWDVLKDTVTIVASTVLGAVTCAVGTVVMATAEHCPTAQTDCNTCVCETRWCMS from the coding sequence ATGGAAAAGAAGAAGCTTTCTTTGAAAAAAGAAACTATTACTCAGTTGGATGATATGTCTCAAATTAGAGGAGGTGGTACTTGGGATGTACTCAAAGATACTGTTACTATTGTTGCAAGTACCGTTTTAGGAGCGGTAACATGTGCTGTTGGTACAGTAGTTATGGCCACAGCTGAACATTGCCCTACAGCACAAACAGATTGTAATACATGTGTATGTGAAACTAGGTGGTGTATGTCATAA
- a CDS encoding lanthionine synthetase LanC family protein: MKELIEQKITEIANVLLAVNLKKEFSNDLSLLSGELGALIFLKYYSIIYDQVNIIKTLEKRFDIYFDNLVSHVLQISYCNGISGILYGLNLLDKSMSLNIDYNDVEKHYKKYLFRMMKWGFNNCNYDYFHGSLGILLGQMDDVKFVKAAIRSLEQAAVIDGEKIKWYSFIDFKEKRGINISLSHGMSSLVIILCRIYEKNIESKSVQTLITGAVNYILSQRIDYNIYGCFFPIQSLESDTFLQKSRLAWCYGDLGIALALWEAGKVLQNSFWKSVSLNIMLESCTRRSIDDTLIKDAGICHGSSGLAMIFYYMYNETRNFIFMETCNYWISVTLKMASFKDGLAGYKTWNGNYKNDCSLLTGISGIGLMLLTVVSNNPICFEWNHFFLLLNKH; the protein is encoded by the coding sequence ATGAAAGAACTAATAGAACAAAAAATAACTGAGATTGCTAATGTTTTATTAGCAGTTAATTTAAAAAAAGAGTTTTCTAATGATTTATCACTTTTATCAGGAGAATTAGGAGCGCTAATCTTTTTAAAATATTATTCTATTATTTATGATCAAGTAAATATAATCAAAACATTAGAAAAGCGATTCGACATTTATTTCGATAATTTAGTTAGTCATGTTTTACAAATATCTTATTGCAATGGGATTTCGGGTATTTTATATGGCTTGAATTTATTAGATAAAAGTATGTCTTTGAATATAGATTATAATGATGTTGAAAAGCATTATAAAAAATATTTATTTAGAATGATGAAATGGGGATTTAATAACTGTAACTATGATTATTTTCATGGGTCTTTAGGCATTTTATTGGGTCAAATGGATGATGTGAAATTTGTAAAAGCAGCTATAAGAAGTTTAGAACAGGCGGCAGTTATCGATGGTGAAAAAATTAAATGGTATTCTTTTATTGATTTTAAAGAAAAGCGGGGCATTAATATTTCCTTGTCTCATGGAATGTCAAGTTTAGTAATTATATTGTGTCGAATTTATGAAAAAAACATTGAATCTAAATCTGTTCAAACATTAATTACGGGAGCGGTTAATTATATTCTTTCTCAGAGAATAGATTATAATATTTATGGTTGTTTTTTTCCAATACAATCGTTGGAAAGCGATACATTTCTTCAGAAAAGTAGATTAGCTTGGTGCTATGGTGATTTGGGAATAGCTTTAGCATTGTGGGAAGCTGGAAAGGTTCTGCAAAATAGTTTCTGGAAATCTGTTTCATTAAATATAATGCTTGAATCTTGTACGAGGAGATCAATTGATGATACTTTGATAAAAGATGCAGGAATTTGTCATGGTAGTTCTGGATTAGCAATGATTTTTTATTATATGTATAATGAAACTCGAAACTTTATTTTCATGGAAACATGTAATTATTGGATATCAGTTACATTAAAAATGGCTAGTTTTAAAGATGGATTGGCTGGGTATAAAACATGGAATGGTAATTATAAAAATGATTGTTCATTACTTACAGGTATTTCTGGAATAGGGTTGATGTTGTTGACTGTGGTTTCAAACAATCCAATATGTTTTGAATGGAATCATTTCTTTCTACTTCTAAATAAACACTGA
- a CDS encoding lantibiotic dehydratase family protein — MDKHNYTAFDKFILRTPLIPYSDIGKEEQLIDSALFSEAIFLASNDLLDSKKKYYDKKKDKKLSESYLKYFIRACTRCTPFGLFAGCSVGSISENSQIELVDSHFYTRQTRLDMQFLCELIKKIENIHDVQIQLLYYPNDSLYRIADKYRYIEYIDVNFLKRYQISSVQFEDYISLIIEKARYGANIYSLSKTLVDSDITYEEAENFVYELINSQLLKSELEPCTIGNDIFESLLEKLSKLENVLILDDLNVIKSLLEKINRTDIGDSIQYYHDIIKIINRLEINYNSKYLFQTDLFKPTKVATISSEIVNDINNVIQFLGRISIQKKNVDMETFKQKFMERYDGQEVPLQDIMDSELGIGYPVRSGHSVSPLVDDLILPSLTENFRNDIFSSIDQILIRKYTECLASGKDVIFLDNKDFERLNSEIEIPDTISVLCNIFNDKARSVYIKSISNYSSAACLLGRFCYINSSIKKMAKDICDKEAELRTNLILVEISHLPESRIGNIMSRPDLRNYTLHYLSNCNDMNDNNISVSDLLLSIKNGKLILRSKKYNKEIIPKLTCAYNYSLSTLPVFRFLCDFQNGDNPIFDMNLHWNNIFHNVDYLPRIQYKNVVLIRKRWIIRESDIADCRQIEDGKLLEKIKVILQNKKISQKVIIPDYDNELYVDFYIISHVKLFLSILIKRKTVLLEEFLFDEDHSIVKSGKSVFTNEFIFMFHK, encoded by the coding sequence ATGGATAAACATAATTACACTGCATTTGATAAATTCATATTACGAACTCCTTTGATCCCCTATTCTGATATAGGGAAAGAAGAGCAATTGATTGATTCTGCCTTATTTAGTGAAGCTATTTTCTTAGCATCGAATGATTTATTAGATTCTAAAAAAAAATATTACGATAAAAAGAAAGATAAAAAACTCTCTGAATCCTATTTAAAATACTTTATTAGAGCTTGCACTAGATGTACTCCATTTGGTTTATTTGCGGGATGTTCTGTTGGTAGTATTAGTGAAAATAGTCAAATTGAATTGGTAGATTCTCATTTCTATACAAGACAAACACGATTGGATATGCAATTTCTATGTGAGCTTATAAAAAAAATAGAGAATATTCATGATGTTCAAATTCAATTACTATACTACCCTAATGATTCATTATATAGAATTGCGGATAAATATAGATATATAGAATATATAGATGTGAATTTTCTAAAACGATATCAAATTTCATCTGTTCAATTTGAGGATTACATTTCATTGATTATCGAGAAAGCACGTTATGGCGCTAATATATATAGCTTGTCAAAAACCTTGGTGGATAGTGATATTACTTATGAAGAGGCTGAAAATTTTGTTTATGAACTAATAAATTCACAATTATTGAAAAGTGAATTAGAACCTTGTACAATTGGTAATGATATTTTTGAGTCATTATTAGAAAAACTATCAAAATTAGAGAATGTTCTGATACTGGATGATTTAAATGTAATAAAGAGTCTCCTCGAAAAAATAAATAGAACGGATATTGGAGATTCCATTCAATATTATCATGATATTATAAAAATTATTAACCGACTTGAAATCAACTATAATTCTAAATATCTATTTCAAACCGACTTATTTAAACCAACGAAAGTTGCAACTATTTCTTCTGAAATCGTTAATGATATTAATAATGTTATTCAATTTCTTGGTAGAATATCTATTCAAAAGAAAAATGTGGATATGGAAACATTTAAACAAAAATTCATGGAAAGATATGATGGGCAAGAAGTTCCATTGCAAGATATTATGGATAGTGAATTGGGAATTGGATATCCTGTGAGGTCTGGGCATAGTGTTAGCCCTTTAGTTGATGATTTAATTCTGCCTTCTTTAACTGAAAATTTTAGAAATGATATTTTTAGTTCTATTGATCAAATTCTTATTAGGAAATATACGGAATGTTTGGCTAGTGGAAAAGATGTAATTTTTTTAGATAATAAAGATTTTGAAAGGCTTAATTCTGAGATAGAAATTCCAGATACCATTAGTGTGTTGTGTAATATTTTCAACGATAAAGCTAGGTCGGTTTATATTAAATCTATTAGTAACTATAGTAGTGCAGCATGTTTATTAGGACGATTTTGCTATATTAATTCCTCAATAAAAAAAATGGCAAAAGATATTTGTGATAAAGAAGCTGAATTGCGTACAAATCTGATTTTAGTAGAAATATCTCATTTACCAGAATCTAGAATAGGTAATATCATGTCCCGACCTGATTTAAGAAATTACACATTACATTATTTATCTAACTGTAATGATATGAATGATAATAATATATCAGTATCGGATTTACTTTTGTCTATAAAAAATGGTAAACTGATATTGAGATCAAAAAAATATAATAAAGAAATTATTCCTAAATTAACATGTGCATATAATTACTCTTTAAGTACATTACCAGTTTTTCGTTTTTTATGTGATTTTCAGAATGGAGATAATCCTATATTTGATATGAATCTTCATTGGAATAATATATTTCATAATGTGGATTATTTGCCAAGAATACAATATAAGAATGTTGTTTTAATTAGAAAAAGATGGATAATTCGAGAATCTGATATTGCTGATTGTAGGCAAATAGAAGATGGTAAACTTTTAGAGAAAATAAAAGTAATTCTTCAAAATAAAAAAATATCTCAAAAGGTCATAATACCAGATTATGATAATGAATTATATGTTGATTTTTATATAATTAGTCATGTTAAGTTATTTCTTTCTATTCTTATTAAGCGTAAAACTGTATTACTTGAAGAATTTTTGTTTGACGAGGATCACTCTAT